From one Phocoena sinus isolate mPhoSin1 chromosome 6, mPhoSin1.pri, whole genome shotgun sequence genomic stretch:
- the LOC116755635 gene encoding LOW QUALITY PROTEIN: origin recognition complex subunit 6-like (The sequence of the model RefSeq protein was modified relative to this genomic sequence to represent the inferred CDS: inserted 2 bases in 1 codon), whose translation MEPGLIRRLAPRLGIAEPGVLXASCMKCPLDRAYLIKLSGLNKKMYQSCLKSFECLLGLNSNIGIRDLAVQFSCTEAVNMASKILQSYESSLSQTQHVDLGLSRPLFTTAALLSACKILKLKVDKNKMAATSGVKKAMFDRLCKQLEKIGQQIDREPGDSATPPWKKKKTVVEPSATEIENVVEIPHKPQKDEDLTQDYEQWKRKILENAAKAQKATTE comes from the exons ATGGAGCCTGGTCTGATCCGGCGTTTAGCCCCGCGTCTGGGCATCGCCGAGCCGGGGGTGCT AGCTTCCTGCATGAAGTGCCCCTTGGACAGGGCTTATTTAATTAAACTTTCTGGTTTGAACAAGAAGATGTATCAGAGTTGTCTTAAATCTTTTGAGTGTTTACTGGGCCTGAACTCGAACATTGGAATAAGAGACCTAGCTGTACAGTTTAGCTGTACAGAAGCAGTGAACATGGCTTCAAAGATACTGCAAAGCTATGAGTCCAGTCTTTCACAAACACAGCACGTTGATCTTGGCTTATCCAGGCCGCTTTTCACCACTGCTGCACTACTTTCAGCATGCAAGATTCTAAAGCTAAAGgtggacaaaaataaaatggcagccACATCCGGTGTAAAAAAAGCCATGTTTGATCGACTCTGTAAACAGTTAGAGAAGATTGGGCAGCAGATCGACAGAGAGCCTGGAGATTCAGCTACTCCaccatggaagaaaaagaagacagtggTTGAACCTTCAGCAACGGAAATAGAGAATGTAGTAGAGATCCCACATAAACCGCAAAAAGATGAAGATCTGACACAGGATTATGAAcagtggaaaaggaaaattttggaaaatgctgCCAAAGCACAAAAGGCTACAACAGAGTGA